A genomic segment from Gorilla gorilla gorilla isolate KB3781 chromosome 3, NHGRI_mGorGor1-v2.1_pri, whole genome shotgun sequence encodes:
- the SPATA18 gene encoding mitochondria-eating protein isoform X5 codes for MMVWKQSSHAFCLGWRLPLLLLPWENLLTARSPFCRLKSLQAQEDARHRNTDQRSSENRRSEPRSLEEWKREQWNSLKQNADQQDTEAMSDYKKQLRNLKEEIAVLSAEKSALQGRSSRSRSPSPAPRSRSCSRSRSASPSTAVKVRSPSPNRSKLSNVARKAALLSRFSDSYSQARLDAQCLLRRCIDKAETVQRIIYIATVEAFHVAKMAFRHFKIRVRKSLTPSYVGSNDFENAVSDYVICHLDLYDSQSSVNDVIRAMNVNPKISFPPVVDFCLLSDFIQEICCIAFAMQALEPPLDIAYGADGEVFNDCKYRRSYDSDFTAPLVLYHVWPALVENDCVIMKGEAVTRRGAFWNSVRSLSRCRSRSLSPICPRSQIGLNTMSRSRSPSPIRCGLPRF; via the exons GCTTAAATCTCTTCAAGCTCAGGAGGATGCCCGCCACAGAAACACAGATCAGAGGAGCTCAGAGAATAGGCGGTCCGAGCCTCGGAGCTTGGAGGAGTGGAAGCGTGAGCAGTGGAACTCACTCAAGCAGAATGCAGACCAACAGGACACAGAAGCCATGTCCGATTATAAGAAACAGCTCCGAAACTTGAAGGAGGAGATAGCTGTTCTGTCTGCTGAGAAAAGTGCACTCCAAGGAAG GTCCTCCAGGAGCCGgtctcccagccctgcccctcgCAGCCGTAGCTGCAGCCGCAGCAGATCTGCCAGCCCCTCCACCGCTGTCAAGGTCAGGAGCCCGTCCCCAAACCGCTCCAAGCTGTCCAATGTGGCGCGCAAGGCTGCCCTCTTGTCCCGGTTCAGCGATTCCTATTCCCAGGCCCGCCTGGACGCGCAGTGCCTGCTGCGGCGCTGCATCGACAAGGCTGAGACCGTTCAGCGGATCATCTACATCGCCACAGTG GAGGCATTCCATGTAGCAAAAATGGCATTCAGACACTTCAAGATCCGTGTGAGAAAATCGTTGACACCATCTTACGTGGGGTCGAATGACTTTGAGAATGCTGTCTCGGATTATGTCATTTGTCATCTTGATCTATATGATTCTCAAAGCAGTGTCAAT gatgTGATCCGAGCCATGAATGTCAATCCCAAGATTTCATTCCCTCCTGTCGTTGACTTTTGCCTTCTCAGTGACTTCATCCAGGAGATATGTTGCATTGCCTTTGCAATGCAGGCCTTAGAACCACCCCTAGATATTGCATATGGGGCAGATGGAGAAGTTTTTAATGATTGCAA ATACCGCCGCAGCTACGACTCGGATTTCACTGCTCCCTTAGTCCTCTATCACGTGTGGCCTGCTCTCGTGGAGAATGACTGTGTCATTATGAAGGGAGAAGCTGTCACCAGGAGAGGGGCTTTT tgGAATTCGGTGCGATCTCTAAGTCGTTGTCGAAGCAGGAGTTTAAGTCCCATTTGCCCCCGTAGCCAAATTGGTTTAAACACG atGTCTCGAAGTCGGAGTCCTTCTCCAATAAGATGTGGATTGCCAA GATTTTAA
- the SPATA18 gene encoding mitochondria-eating protein isoform X4, with translation MSDYKKQLRNLKEEIAVLSAEKSALQGRSSRSRSPSPAPRSRSCSRSRSASPSTAVKVRSPSPNRSKLSNVARKAALLSRFSDSYSQARLDAQCLLRRCIDKAETVQRIIYIATVEAFHVAKMAFRHFKIRVRKSLTPSYVGSNDFENAVSDYVICHLDLYDSQSSVNDVIRAMNVNPKISFPPVVDFCLLSDFIQEICCIAFAMQALEPPLDIAYGADGEVFNDCKYRRSYDSDFTAPLVLYHVWPALVENDCVIMKGEAVTRRGAFWNSVRSLSRCRSRSLSPICPRSQIGLNTMSRSRSPSPIRCGLPRF, from the exons ATGTCCGATTATAAGAAACAGCTCCGAAACTTGAAGGAGGAGATAGCTGTTCTGTCTGCTGAGAAAAGTGCACTCCAAGGAAG GTCCTCCAGGAGCCGgtctcccagccctgcccctcgCAGCCGTAGCTGCAGCCGCAGCAGATCTGCCAGCCCCTCCACCGCTGTCAAGGTCAGGAGCCCGTCCCCAAACCGCTCCAAGCTGTCCAATGTGGCGCGCAAGGCTGCCCTCTTGTCCCGGTTCAGCGATTCCTATTCCCAGGCCCGCCTGGACGCGCAGTGCCTGCTGCGGCGCTGCATCGACAAGGCTGAGACCGTTCAGCGGATCATCTACATCGCCACAGTG GAGGCATTCCATGTAGCAAAAATGGCATTCAGACACTTCAAGATCCGTGTGAGAAAATCGTTGACACCATCTTACGTGGGGTCGAATGACTTTGAGAATGCTGTCTCGGATTATGTCATTTGTCATCTTGATCTATATGATTCTCAAAGCAGTGTCAAT gatgTGATCCGAGCCATGAATGTCAATCCCAAGATTTCATTCCCTCCTGTCGTTGACTTTTGCCTTCTCAGTGACTTCATCCAGGAGATATGTTGCATTGCCTTTGCAATGCAGGCCTTAGAACCACCCCTAGATATTGCATATGGGGCAGATGGAGAAGTTTTTAATGATTGCAA ATACCGCCGCAGCTACGACTCGGATTTCACTGCTCCCTTAGTCCTCTATCACGTGTGGCCTGCTCTCGTGGAGAATGACTGTGTCATTATGAAGGGAGAAGCTGTCACCAGGAGAGGGGCTTTT tgGAATTCGGTGCGATCTCTAAGTCGTTGTCGAAGCAGGAGTTTAAGTCCCATTTGCCCCCGTAGCCAAATTGGTTTAAACACG atGTCTCGAAGTCGGAGTCCTTCTCCAATAAGATGTGGATTGCCAA GATTTTAA